A single genomic interval of Oceanithermus profundus DSM 14977 harbors:
- a CDS encoding ABC transporter permease, with protein sequence MNKRTRWTRLLPTLGPGTAWLLVFTLVPTLLIFYTSFLQRDPHGWLSGPLTLENYRRFFGIGPDGLDPLYLNILGRSLLLGFVTTLATVLIGYPFAFFIAGSPRKNLLLLLVVLPFWTNFLIRVYAWIVIFQRKGVLNALLGQFGLDPVLLYPSWTAVYVGTIYTYLPFLILPLYASVEKIDWTLLEAAHDLGAGKLRGFWHAVFPQTLPGLIAGILLVFIPAVGTFVISDLLGAGKAILVGNVIQQQFGASRDWAFGSAAAFVLMAVVLTGLWLYARWAGERGMEELV encoded by the coding sequence ATGAATAAGCGCACCCGCTGGACGCGTCTCCTGCCCACCCTGGGGCCGGGCACGGCCTGGTTGCTCGTCTTCACCCTCGTACCGACGCTGCTGATCTTCTACACCTCGTTCCTGCAGCGCGATCCCCACGGCTGGCTCAGCGGCCCGCTGACCCTCGAGAACTACCGCCGCTTCTTCGGCATCGGGCCGGACGGCCTCGACCCGCTCTACCTCAACATCCTGGGACGCAGCCTGCTGCTCGGCTTCGTCACCACCTTGGCGACGGTGCTGATCGGCTACCCCTTCGCCTTCTTCATCGCCGGCAGCCCCCGGAAGAACCTGCTGCTGCTGCTCGTGGTGCTGCCCTTCTGGACCAACTTCCTCATCCGCGTCTACGCCTGGATCGTGATCTTTCAGCGCAAGGGGGTGCTCAACGCCCTGCTCGGGCAGTTCGGCCTGGACCCGGTGCTGCTCTATCCAAGCTGGACCGCCGTCTACGTGGGCACGATCTACACCTACCTGCCCTTCCTGATCCTGCCGCTCTACGCCTCGGTGGAGAAGATCGACTGGACCTTGCTGGAGGCGGCCCACGACCTGGGGGCCGGCAAGCTCCGGGGGTTCTGGCACGCCGTCTTCCCGCAGACGCTGCCCGGCCTGATCGCGGGCATCCTGCTCGTATTCATCCCCGCGGTCGGCACCTTCGTCATCTCGGATCTGCTCGGCGCGGGCAAGGCGATCCTGGTGGGCAACGTGATCCAGCAACAGTTCGGCGCCTCGCGCGACTGGGCCTTCGGTTCGGCCGCGGCCTTCGTGCTCATGGCCGTGGTGCTGACCGGACTCTGGCTCTACGCCCGCTGGGCGGGGGAGCGCGGCATGGAGGAGCTGGTATGA
- a CDS encoding ABC transporter ATP-binding protein, translated as MEQRKLFKGKRTRTPGGETIVRLSGVRKRFDRHTTALDGVDLEVRAGEFFSLLGPSGCGKTTLLRILAGFEEPDEGRVEIAGSGMQGVPPYRRPVNLVFQNYALFPHMNVFDNIAFGLRMKRLAGEEIRARVGWALELVDIAELERRRPHELSGGQKQRVALARALVNEPEVLLLDEPLGALDYKLRKQLQVELMNLQEELGLTFIYVTHDQEEALVMSDRIAVMRAGRIEQLGLPEALYERPASRFVAQFLGTSNLIPARAVGERQVETPLGPLRVAEALETGRRYTLSIRPEKVRLSRRIQPGPNRIEARVDDIIYTGAENQYLLDAGGFELVAYTLNSDIQEPGYEEFDYDERIAVHLPEENLVVIHE; from the coding sequence TTGGAGCAGCGGAAACTCTTTAAAGGCAAACGCACGCGCACCCCGGGTGGCGAAACCATCGTCCGTCTTTCCGGGGTGCGCAAACGTTTCGACCGCCACACCACCGCGCTTGACGGAGTGGACCTCGAGGTCCGCGCCGGCGAGTTCTTCAGCCTCCTAGGCCCTTCGGGCTGCGGCAAGACGACGCTGCTGCGCATCCTCGCGGGGTTCGAGGAACCCGACGAGGGCCGGGTCGAGATCGCGGGAAGCGGCATGCAGGGCGTTCCCCCGTACCGCCGGCCCGTCAATCTGGTCTTCCAGAACTACGCCCTCTTCCCGCACATGAACGTCTTCGACAACATCGCCTTCGGCTTGCGCATGAAGCGGCTCGCGGGCGAAGAAATTCGCGCGCGGGTGGGCTGGGCGCTGGAACTGGTCGACATCGCCGAGCTCGAGCGCCGCCGCCCCCACGAACTCTCCGGGGGCCAGAAGCAGCGGGTCGCGCTCGCGCGTGCCCTGGTCAACGAACCCGAGGTGCTGCTCCTCGACGAACCCCTGGGCGCGCTCGACTACAAGCTGCGCAAGCAGCTGCAGGTCGAGCTGATGAACCTGCAGGAGGAGCTGGGGCTCACCTTCATCTACGTCACCCACGACCAGGAAGAGGCCCTGGTGATGTCGGACCGCATCGCGGTGATGCGCGCCGGCCGCATCGAACAGCTGGGCCTGCCGGAGGCCCTGTACGAGCGCCCCGCCAGCCGTTTCGTCGCCCAGTTCCTGGGGACCTCCAACCTCATCCCCGCCCGGGCCGTGGGCGAGCGGCAGGTGGAGACCCCGTTGGGACCCCTGCGGGTGGCCGAAGCGCTGGAGACGGGGCGGCGGTACACCCTTTCGATCCGGCCGGAGAAGGTGCGGCTCAGCCGCCGCATCCAGCCCGGGCCCAACCGCATCGAAGCGCGCGTCGACGACATCATCTACACCGGCGCCGAGAACCAGTACCTCCTCGACGCCGGCGGCTTCGAGCTGGTCGCCTACACCCTCAACTCGGACATCCAGGAGCCCGGCTACGAAGAGTTCGACTACGACGAGCGCATCGCCGTCCATCTGCCCGAGGAGAACCTGGTCGTCATCCATGAATAA
- the ruvC gene encoding crossover junction endodeoxyribonuclease RuvC → MVVLGIDPGISNLGLGVVEGDGARARFLHAELVRTRHGDPAAARVGAIYEAVAGAIAEHRPEAVAVEAQFFYRQNELAYKVGWAMGAVFLAAGQAGLEVFQYGPMEVKRALVGTGRADKRQVAFMVRALLGLKQTPSSSHAADALAVALTHLAHLRTGTTPRV, encoded by the coding sequence GTGGTCGTCCTGGGCATCGATCCCGGAATCAGCAACCTGGGCCTGGGCGTCGTCGAGGGCGACGGCGCCCGGGCCCGCTTCCTGCACGCCGAGCTCGTGCGCACCCGGCACGGCGACCCGGCGGCGGCGCGGGTGGGCGCAATCTACGAGGCGGTCGCCGGCGCCATCGCGGAACACCGGCCCGAGGCGGTCGCGGTGGAGGCCCAGTTCTTCTACCGCCAGAACGAGCTCGCCTACAAGGTGGGCTGGGCGATGGGCGCGGTCTTCCTGGCCGCGGGGCAGGCGGGGCTCGAGGTCTTCCAGTACGGGCCCATGGAGGTGAAGCGCGCCCTGGTGGGCACCGGCCGCGCCGACAAACGCCAGGTCGCCTTCATGGTGCGGGCGCTGCTCGGCCTCAAGCAGACGCCTTCGAGCAGCCACGCCGCCGACGCCCTGGCCGTGGCCCTCACCCACCTGGCCCACCTGCGCACCGGGACGACGCCCCGGGTTTGA
- a CDS encoding YebC/PmpR family DNA-binding transcriptional regulator, producing MAGHSKWAQIKRKKAANDAKRGKLITKHMRAIAAAARSGGGPDPAGNVQLRNAIEAAKRDDVPADNIERLLAKLRGEGEGATQYEEIVYEGYAPGGVALLVFALTDNRNRTAGEVRHVFSKHGGSLGASGAVAWQFERKGLIVLPDTGEAAQEAAIEAGALDLEESDGVLEVYTDPTEVYAVARALEEAGFKPDAVEITMIPQNTTALPEEEAQKVLRMIEALEDLDDVQNVYSNLDLEGVVA from the coding sequence ATGGCTGGACATAGCAAGTGGGCCCAGATCAAACGCAAGAAGGCGGCCAACGACGCCAAACGCGGCAAGCTGATCACCAAGCACATGCGCGCCATCGCCGCGGCGGCGCGCTCGGGCGGCGGCCCCGACCCCGCCGGCAACGTGCAGCTGCGCAACGCCATCGAGGCCGCCAAGCGCGACGACGTGCCCGCCGACAACATCGAGCGGCTGCTCGCCAAGCTGCGCGGCGAGGGCGAAGGGGCCACCCAGTACGAAGAGATCGTCTACGAAGGCTACGCCCCCGGCGGCGTCGCCCTGCTCGTCTTCGCGCTCACCGACAACCGCAACCGCACCGCCGGCGAGGTGCGCCACGTCTTCAGCAAGCACGGCGGCTCGCTCGGCGCCAGCGGCGCGGTGGCCTGGCAGTTCGAGCGCAAGGGGCTGATCGTGCTGCCCGATACCGGTGAGGCGGCGCAGGAGGCGGCCATCGAGGCGGGGGCTCTCGACCTCGAGGAATCCGACGGCGTTCTCGAGGTCTACACCGACCCCACCGAGGTCTACGCGGTGGCGCGCGCCCTCGAGGAGGCCGGCTTCAAGCCCGACGCGGTCGAGATCACCATGATCCCGCAGAACACCACGGCGCTGCCCGAGGAAGAGGCGCAGAAGGTGCTGCGCATGATCGAAGCCCTGGAAGATCTGGACGACGTGCAGAACGTCTACTCGAACCTGGACCTGGAAGGCGTCGTGGCCTGA
- the tdh gene encoding L-threonine 3-dehydrogenase: MKALVKETPAPGLTLREVDVREPGPGEILVKIRAASICGTDLHIWRWDHWAAGRLRPPVITGHEFAGVVEAVGPGVATPRVGDHVSLESHIVCHTCYQCRTGKGHICQNTRILGVDTDGGFAEYATVPAENAWVNPPDLPWEIAAVLEPFGNAVHTVYSGVGVEGRTVLVTGAGPIGLMAIAVARASGATLVVATDLQPYRLEFARRMGADRVVNVREEDPVEVVRELTGGQGVEVLLEFSGSERAIHQGLQALMPGGEARILGIPSDPIRFDLAGELVMRGITAVGIAGRRLYETWYQGSGLIYSGRVDLEPLITHRFAMADYREAFELLERGEGVKAVLYPDA, encoded by the coding sequence ATGAAAGCCCTCGTCAAGGAAACCCCCGCGCCCGGCCTGACGCTCCGCGAGGTGGACGTGCGCGAGCCCGGACCGGGCGAGATCCTGGTCAAGATCCGCGCGGCTTCGATCTGCGGCACCGACCTGCACATCTGGCGCTGGGACCACTGGGCCGCGGGCCGGCTCAGACCCCCGGTGATCACCGGACACGAGTTCGCGGGCGTGGTCGAGGCCGTGGGCCCCGGCGTCGCCACCCCGCGGGTGGGCGACCACGTGAGCCTGGAGAGCCACATCGTCTGCCACACCTGCTACCAGTGCCGCACCGGCAAGGGGCACATCTGCCAGAACACCCGCATCCTCGGCGTGGACACCGACGGCGGTTTCGCCGAGTACGCCACCGTGCCCGCCGAGAACGCCTGGGTCAATCCGCCCGACCTGCCCTGGGAGATCGCCGCGGTGCTCGAGCCCTTCGGCAACGCCGTCCACACCGTCTATTCGGGCGTGGGGGTCGAGGGCAGGACCGTCCTCGTCACCGGCGCGGGGCCCATCGGGCTGATGGCCATCGCGGTGGCGCGCGCCAGCGGGGCCACGCTGGTGGTGGCCACCGACCTGCAGCCCTACCGCCTCGAGTTCGCCCGGCGCATGGGCGCCGACCGGGTGGTGAACGTGCGTGAGGAGGACCCGGTGGAGGTCGTGCGCGAGCTCACCGGCGGCCAGGGGGTGGAGGTGCTGCTCGAGTTCTCGGGCAGCGAGCGGGCCATCCACCAGGGCCTGCAGGCGCTGATGCCGGGCGGCGAGGCGCGGATCCTGGGCATCCCCTCCGACCCCATCCGCTTCGACCTCGCGGGCGAGCTGGTGATGCGCGGCATCACCGCGGTGGGCATCGCCGGCCGCCGCCTCTACGAGACCTGGTACCAGGGCAGCGGCCTGATCTACAGCGGCCGGGTGGACCTCGAGCCGCTGATCACCCACCGCTTCGCGATGGCGGACTACCGCGAGGCCTTCGAGCTGCTCGAGCGCGGCGAGGGCGTGAAGGCCGTACTCTACCCGGACGCCTGA
- a CDS encoding ComF family protein — MEFESVLGARCPVCGRDLDAPGLCRRCRSELHARRWQNLVYLGGYRKWRGAVRALKFKGGRRLVAPLADALAEGVREAGWALDAVTAVPTTWWRALVRGYNPAELLGRRIAERLELPFVRAVARRYTPSQTRRRRDERARMKAGTFFLQRELEHRRWLLVDDVWTTGATFRAVERVLRAGGAEAVYGAVIAARQDGDW; from the coding sequence GTGGAGTTCGAGTCCGTTCTCGGCGCCCGCTGCCCCGTCTGCGGGCGCGACCTGGACGCCCCGGGGCTGTGCCGGCGCTGCCGCTCGGAACTGCACGCGCGGCGCTGGCAGAACCTCGTCTACCTGGGGGGCTACCGCAAATGGCGCGGCGCGGTGCGGGCCCTGAAGTTCAAGGGCGGCCGGCGGCTGGTCGCCCCGCTGGCCGACGCCCTCGCCGAAGGGGTGCGCGAGGCCGGATGGGCGCTCGACGCCGTTACCGCGGTGCCCACCACCTGGTGGCGGGCGCTCGTGCGCGGCTACAACCCCGCCGAGTTGTTGGGGCGGCGCATCGCCGAGCGGCTCGAACTGCCTTTCGTGCGCGCGGTGGCGCGCAGGTACACCCCCAGCCAGACGCGCCGGCGACGCGACGAGCGCGCGCGCATGAAGGCCGGCACCTTCTTCCTGCAACGCGAGCTCGAGCACCGTCGCTGGCTGCTCGTCGACGACGTCTGGACCACCGGGGCCACCTTCCGGGCGGTGGAGCGGGTGCTGCGCGCCGGCGGGGCGGAGGCGGTCTACGGCGCGGTGATCGCCGCGCGCCAGGACGGGGACTGGTAA
- a CDS encoding DUF4258 domain-containing protein: MPKIRRLHTLLEHIEAGRYRLGPHVARHMLQEGFLERDVLTALRWGRELAVYPEDARMLVLGYMVFGRRVKLPLHVVLEYAKPRWVDIVTAFIPERPHRVYSRARLAALLRFDGGREAVEWAGGTENRPPREAAG; the protein is encoded by the coding sequence ATGCCCAAAATTCGCAGGCTGCACACCTTGCTCGAGCACATCGAGGCCGGCCGCTACCGCCTGGGCCCCCACGTCGCCCGGCACATGCTCCAGGAGGGTTTCCTCGAGCGCGACGTGCTCACGGCGCTGCGCTGGGGGCGCGAACTCGCCGTCTACCCCGAGGACGCCCGCATGCTCGTGCTGGGGTACATGGTCTTCGGCAGGCGCGTCAAACTGCCGCTGCACGTGGTGCTCGAGTACGCCAAGCCCCGCTGGGTCGACATCGTCACCGCCTTCATTCCCGAGCGTCCGCACCGGGTCTACTCGCGCGCCCGCCTGGCCGCGCTGCTGCGCTTCGACGGCGGACGCGAGGCCGTCGAGTGGGCCGGCGGGACCGAAAACCGCCCGCCGCGCGAGGCGGCGGGCTAG
- a CDS encoding rhodanese-like domain-containing protein gives MKRAVWIGIIGLISLGVFAQTQVVNTQAAQAVMQVIKEVSTQGWGFITPDKAADFIDEVNPFILDVRTPKEWDETGVIPGAVTIPLTELDQHLSELPPLNKPILVYCKAGARGQYALTYLKVLGYKNVKNLKGGITAWINAGFEVAKK, from the coding sequence ATGAAAAGAGCGGTATGGATCGGCATCATCGGCTTGATTTCGCTAGGCGTCTTCGCCCAGACCCAGGTGGTCAACACCCAGGCGGCCCAGGCGGTCATGCAGGTCATCAAGGAAGTCAGCACCCAGGGCTGGGGTTTCATCACCCCGGACAAGGCGGCCGACTTCATCGACGAGGTGAACCCCTTCATCCTCGACGTACGCACGCCCAAGGAGTGGGACGAGACCGGCGTGATCCCGGGCGCGGTCACGATTCCGCTCACCGAGCTCGACCAGCACCTGAGCGAGCTGCCCCCGCTCAACAAGCCCATCCTGGTCTACTGCAAGGCGGGCGCGCGCGGGCAGTACGCGCTCACCTACCTGAAGGTGCTGGGCTACAAGAACGTCAAGAACCTCAAGGGCGGCATCACCGCCTGGATCAACGCGGGTTTCGAGGTCGCCAAGAAGTAG
- a CDS encoding 4Fe-4S dicluster domain-containing protein, whose amino-acid sequence MARYAMLIDLAACVGCAACAAACVLENEVPPGHGRLWIRQRELGAFPDVTVEYRPEQCLHCERPPCVPVCPTGASHQTEDGLVLVRAERCIACAACIAACPYDARFMNPAGYVDKCTFCEHRLARGEDPACVETCPTGCRVFGDLDDPESPLHAWLAEAERVDVLRPEMGTAPKLLYLNTPSKRGLANHESEVES is encoded by the coding sequence ATGGCCCGCTACGCGATGCTCATCGACCTCGCGGCCTGCGTGGGCTGCGCCGCCTGCGCCGCCGCCTGCGTCCTCGAAAACGAGGTGCCGCCGGGGCACGGCCGGCTCTGGATCCGACAGCGCGAGCTCGGCGCCTTCCCCGACGTCACCGTGGAGTACCGCCCGGAGCAGTGCCTCCACTGCGAACGCCCGCCCTGCGTGCCCGTCTGCCCCACCGGGGCCAGCCACCAGACCGAGGACGGCCTGGTGCTGGTGCGCGCCGAGCGCTGCATCGCCTGCGCCGCCTGCATCGCCGCCTGCCCGTACGACGCCCGCTTCATGAACCCCGCGGGTTACGTGGACAAGTGCACCTTCTGCGAGCACCGACTCGCCCGGGGCGAGGACCCCGCCTGCGTGGAGACCTGCCCCACGGGCTGCCGCGTCTTCGGCGACCTGGACGACCCGGAAAGCCCGCTCCACGCCTGGCTCGCTGAAGCCGAGCGGGTGGACGTGCTCCGGCCCGAGATGGGCACCGCGCCCAAGCTGCTCTACCTGAACACGCCCTCGAAGCGCGGGCTCGCCAACCACGAAAGCGAGGTGGAGTCATGA